The genomic stretch CGTTAATATCTTTATACCAGAATGGTGAAGTTGTTTCAGAACCGTACGGCGTAGAAACAAGACGAGTTAAATCACCTGAAGTTGTATCGAAACTCCATACAAAGTCATTTGGATGCGCACTTGTATCTTCACCGATTGCTAAGATGTTTTCACCCTCTAAGTATGTTACGTTATCAGGGTTTGCGATTCCGTTTACAGAACATGTATAACTCTCATACGCAGAACCTACAGGATATACAGCAGGAGAACCTTCAACTACCGAATGCATATTTTTTACAACATAGTTACTGTTAATTACGTTTTGAACCGAATCGTAAGCTGTTTCAGCTGAACCGTAAACATCTAAACCGTATACTGCACCACATTTGTTTTCAGCAAGTTGGATATCGCCAAGACCGTCTGTCATCCCTTTTCTTACTTCACTCATTGCTACATAAACAGTAGAGTTATCAGGGTTGAAAGTAATCCCTTCCTCTTTACGGAACTCTGTTGTAGCACCTTGCATTGCTGCATAACGACGAGTTTCAAGATATGCTGCTGCTGTTTCTTGCCCAGATTTTACTTGAAGACACTCTTTACCCATTGCAGTATTTACAAATGAGAATCCAGCAGTTGGACAAGTGTCGTCAACATTTGGAGTTTCAACATTGAAGATGTCGCTAAATTTTGGCTCAGTTGCAACGATAGTTTTGATCTCTGCATCTGTTGCGTGACCTAGTTTGATCCACATAAGATCTGCCGCACCTGCACCAACGTTTGAAGTTTGGATCCATTTAGCAGCGTAAAGTGTACCTGCACTAAGATTTTTTGCAGTGTCTGCTACATACATATAAAAACCAACATTTGTCCCGTCATCTGAAAGGTAAGCAGTTTTTTCATCAGGCATTACATATGCTAATTCCCAAGCTGCACGTCCCATACTAAAGTGTTTTGTATAAGAGAATGACGGTGTCGCTGTTGCACCTGCTACAGTTACTTCAGGAATCCAACCATAGAAATACGGGTTGTTATTGTTAGCCGTATTAGCGTTGTTTTCATCTTTCCAGTAGTATTTTGTAACTTCGTCGTAGTACTTATTGCCAGTTAACATTGTTGTAGTGTTAAGATCAGCCTCTACTGCACGAGCATTTGGTTCATACTCTTCAGAACCTAAGTGTGAATTCCAAGGTGTAGTTACACCTGCACAGTGTACCCAGCCACCGTAACCTTCTTTTTGACTGATATATTGAAGAGAATCTTTTTTCACTGCAAGTGCACCAGTAGTAGCATTTTGCTCTAACTCCATACCATACATAGCACCCACTTCACACTCGAACTGAGATACCATAAAGATACGACCGTCTTTTTCTAAAATAGATGAGTGATCAAGCCCAGAACCAAGTCCTGCATTTGTACCGTTACAGATATACGGACTTCCGTCAGTAAATGTCATAGCAACGTCATTATGATCTTTTAATAAACCGAATGTTTCACCGTTGTCTGTATCTGTCGTAGCCATAAGTTCCGTAAAACCTATAGTATCTGTGATACCGTCTGCATTGTTTGTAATCTTTGTAGTTGAGCGAATAGAAGTTTTCTCAAGATCCGTTACCGGTGCACTAAGTTCTTCAAACTCCCACTTTACAAAACTTGCACTTTGACCGTCAACACCGTCAGTACCGTTTATTCCGTCAACACCATCGTCACTGCTGTTACACGCAGCAAAAGAAACTGCTAAAAAGGCTGCTGTAATAGCACTAATTATTGTACGCTTTTTCATATTGTTATACTCCTAAAATTATCGATCTTTTCAGATTCTTGGCGGAATAGTAACTCCCAAATATTTCATAGATATTTCGATTTGATTGCGAAAAAGAAGCAAATTGAGTACATTTTGGTAACTTGAAACCTTATAATTTATATATAATTTCTCTACGTATAAATTAAACTAATAAAGAGTAATAATGGATAAAAGAGAATTGTTTCATACGAAACTTTTAGAGCTTGCTGACGGGAGTTATGATGTCTTTTACAATAACAAACGTTATCTCCTTTCAAAACAAACACAACTTGGCGGCAAGCTTATAAAACTCTACGCCAAAGAACTTGGAGACAACGATTTTATAAGTCTTAACTACTACAACATTGACAAACCACTCCTCAAACCATGTGAAATGGCAGAAGAAAAAGTGATAAATTTTGTACTGGATTTGGAAATATAATCAATCTAGTTTCTCAATCTCAAATGGAAAATAGTTGTAAAACTGCGGCATGTAATAAATTATACTGTTATTCATATCTTCTCTAACTTGCAGAGGATTGTACGCAGTATATGCACTCCACTCTGTAACCCTGCATTGACCATTATAGTTAAATCTGGCACGTACACTCCAGAAGTAAGTAATATCTTCTTCAAGCTTCTTTTCCACCTGATGCCAATTCTCTTTCAGACCATTTCTTGCGTAGATACATATACCATTATGTTGATAGATTTTAAAATCGTATACAACATCACTGAAATTCTCTTTTGAAACAAGATCATGTTCCCATGGGAATGCTTCCCATTTGAAAAGAGGTTTTTCCTCTTCAACCTCCACAACTACCTGGAAAGAGTAACCTCCATTAGGCAATGTTAAAGCACCTCCCATTGCACCCCAACCGGTAAAGTCTAATTCAGGCTCTTTAGGTTGTAACATATAATAAGGAACATTCCGTCCCCTTTCAATTGATGTAATTTCATCAGATAATTTCGGATAGTAAAGCAATAAATATTCATCAACGAGCGC from Sulfurimonas sp. hsl 1-7 encodes the following:
- a CDS encoding alkaline phosphatase PhoX — translated: MKKRTIISAITAAFLAVSFAACNSSDDGVDGINGTDGVDGQSASFVKWEFEELSAPVTDLEKTSIRSTTKITNNADGITDTIGFTELMATTDTDNGETFGLLKDHNDVAMTFTDGSPYICNGTNAGLGSGLDHSSILEKDGRIFMVSQFECEVGAMYGMELEQNATTGALAVKKDSLQYISQKEGYGGWVHCAGVTTPWNSHLGSEEYEPNARAVEADLNTTTMLTGNKYYDEVTKYYWKDENNANTANNNNPYFYGWIPEVTVAGATATPSFSYTKHFSMGRAAWELAYVMPDEKTAYLSDDGTNVGFYMYVADTAKNLSAGTLYAAKWIQTSNVGAGAADLMWIKLGHATDAEIKTIVATEPKFSDIFNVETPNVDDTCPTAGFSFVNTAMGKECLQVKSGQETAAAYLETRRYAAMQGATTEFRKEEGITFNPDNSTVYVAMSEVRKGMTDGLGDIQLAENKCGAVYGLDVYGSAETAYDSVQNVINSNYVVKNMHSVVEGSPAVYPVGSAYESYTCSVNGIANPDNVTYLEGENILAIGEDTSAHPNDFVWSFDTTSGDLTRLVSTPYGSETTSPFWYKDINGWGYLSLVTQHPFGETSTSDVENSLTPTSTESSIGIVGPFDFTVGDAKGSR